CGGTGTTCACGTCCGGCGTCAGGTTGAAGGCGTAGCTGATCCCCCACGGGCCGGCGAAGGCGGTGTTCGTCGCACCGGCCATCCAGACCCAGGGTCCCTCGCCGAGGTTCGGCGGAGGCGGCATAGGGAGATCCTCCGGGTGGCCGGAGAGCATCCGGGTCATGTCGGGCCCCGGCCCGTTTTCCGTCATCACCCAGGGCGTATGGCAGTCGTTGCACATCATCGTCGTGACCAGGTACTTCCCGCGATCGATCGACGCGATGTCCGTCACGTTCGCCTGGGCGACTCCCTCCGGCGAAGGCAGCGTTCCACAGGCAGTGGCCGCCATGAACACAGCTGCCGCTCCCAGGAGCGGCATCCCCGAGACCGTCTTTTTCAACATCGTTCCATCTCCTTTCAGAGAGGAAATACGCAGAAACGGCTCGGGATACTTCCTAAATGGTGCTTACCGAAACACTAAAAGAATCTTAAGTGAAGGACGAGTCGGGCTGGCGTGACTATTCCCGCCGAGACTCTTCTCGAGCTTGTTACCTCAGAATCCGCGAGGCGGTGATTTTCACGTCCGCTCGGCTCCACGCCTCGTCGAAGCGTTTCTGAATCACGTCCGCGGCGTCGTTCTTTCCCTGAGCCCGAAGCGCCTGCATGAGCCCATAGAGCGCCCAGCCGTTGTCGGCGTTTCGTCTCAAGTCCTCCCAATAGACCGTTTCCGCCTCGCGCGCCCGCCCGGCCTCGAGAAGCACGGCACCGAGTGCGTGACGGGGCGGGTAATGCCATTCGCTCGGCTCGGTGTAGACGAGGCTGTCCTCGAGCCGGACGGCCTGTTCGAGATGGGCGATGGCGGTCTCGTAGTTCTTCTTGGCGGCGGCGATCTCACCGCCGAGCACTTCGGGGGCGATGGCGAAGATCGTCGCGCTCGAGTTCGGCGAGAACAGCTCGAAGTCCAGCTTCTCATCGGACGCGATGCGCTTCACCTCCGCGAGCTCTTTCTCGGCGTCCGCGATCTTGCCCTTCGCCAAGAACGCCACCCCTCGCGCATAGTGCCACGTGCCCGTCAGATAGGAATTCTCCGCAGGAGGCGCCGGCTCTTTCAACATCTCATCCCACTTCCCGAACCTTGTGAGCGCGTAATAAGGGACGACTCGGAATCCGGCCATCATCGGCATCTCGCTGAGCACCGCGTCCGGGATCTTTTCCGCGACCTTTCGTGCCGAGTCGATGGCGACCTGGCTCCTTCCGTCCATCGTCGCCGCGAACCAGAGGAAATGGATGTTGTGGGGGTAGTAGCCCATCGGGTAGAGGCCCTGGGCCCGGCACTGGGTGATGTAGTCTTCGTCCGCCAGGACCGCGAGCTCGTTGCTCTTGACCGCGTCTTCATAGCGGCCAATCCGCTGATAGATGTGCGACGGCATATGCACCAGGTGGCCCGCACCGGGCACGAGTCGCTGCAGCCGGTCCGCCGCCGCTTCGGCGCGCTCGGGGGTTTCCGTCGGCTCCATCAGATGGATGTACAGATGGAGGGCTCCGGGATGGTCCGGGTTT
The nucleotide sequence above comes from Vicinamibacteria bacterium. Encoded proteins:
- a CDS encoding c-type cytochrome encodes the protein MLKKTVSGMPLLGAAAVFMAATACGTLPSPEGVAQANVTDIASIDRGKYLVTTMMCNDCHTPWVMTENGPGPDMTRMLSGHPEDLPMPPPPNLGEGPWVWMAGATNTAFAGPWGISYAFNLTPDVNTGLGIWTEDMFVRALRTGRHMGVSRPIQPPMPWPFISKLTDEDLKAIYAYLRTIPPIHNRVPDYMEPHEVEKMKKDAAGSVQ